Genomic segment of Triticum dicoccoides isolate Atlit2015 ecotype Zavitan unplaced genomic scaffold, WEW_v2.0 scaffold40412, whole genome shotgun sequence:
CCAGATAAAAGGGCCAGCACACGTCTTGGTATAAACGCCATAAGCAAAGGCGCACTATATAGGGGAACCGAGGGAGTAGTACTTATTTCCAGCTCTCTCCTTTTTTAGACAGAGTTGAGCTAATCGATATTGGCTGCCGATCACTTGGCAAAATAAGTAGAaatgtctttttttttctttgtagTTGTTAAGAGGCATACCAAATAACAATATTTGATTAATTTAAAAAATCAGGGTGCATGCATCACATAGATTTTTCATATTACAGCTTTCTTGCCCCACAATTCTCACGAGAAATTTAGAAATGCAAACACAAGTATTGTTAAAAAATAGCCCGAGGTAACAATCATGTTGCAACCATAAAACATGATGGGTTGTATAACTCTCAACGATTGGCAGATTTCATGCACATGAATCCAAAATGTGCAAGGTCACAAATGAAGCAGGTATTTGTTTCTAGGTACAACACCCATAACacccatgatttatttatttattggcaCAAATAACACATAAGATAAAATGTCCAATTCCAAACATTAAAAAGAGCatatcaaatttaaaaaaaatcaatttaTGTAACAGACTTTACCCTTAGTTCACTTAAAAATTAATCACCGCTCTTTTCAAAATTATATAGTAACACCATTAAAAAATGATACAGCAATCAACCCAGCATTTTGGAATTCTAGAGATAGCCTGTAAGCTAATTAAGTGGCTAAAATGAAAAAAAGATGTCATCAAACTCCATCGCCATAATTGGCCCCATAATAGTGAATGCTTTGAAATGCAAAATATGATAGACCGGTATAGGGATGATTTGTGTATAGTACTACACTGTAGCCATAAACTATGAGCCAGGTAGAGGAAGAAAGTACAGGTATGCAATTAGGCCTTCTACCACTAGCATATATCTCAAACCTAGAGGATTTAACAGAAATTGTGACTGCAAATTCTAAAACAGTATTTCGGAATGATTGCTCCACATTCATGCAGATATGTGCTACCAAGTACCAAcgcatgaacatgaacatgcaaCAAACAACTCAAGGCACCACATAGGAAATGATCTGAGGAATTAAGCACAAGGTCAGGCAACATCGATGAAGAGGAAAGGTTATACCAATCACCAGAAAGTCAGTTCTCTGGAGCGAGGAAGGCAGGCGGCCACGCGTGGAAGTAGGCGCACATCGGGTGGCCGTACTCCTTGCCATGTTTGGTGTGCAGGCGCTCGATCTTGGCCGTGTCCAGATGTAAGGAGTAGCGCCCATACCCCATGGTTCTGATGAACAACTTGCCGGTACGCCCCGCGTCCATGTCGCTGAGCCAAACACTGAAGATCCTGAGGCACTTGTCCTTGGGCAGGCCCGGCACCGAGTCGTACACCTTGGTAAGATTCATCTCCCTCTCCAGATACCACCCATCGTCGCTCCACCTGGTCTCCCCACGCACCCAGACCCGCAGCAGCTGGTCCTCCACGGTCGCGATGCACAGCCGCCCGTCGTCCGGCGTCTCCCCGACGCGGAACTTGCCGAAGCTGGGCATCTCCTTCGGCGCCAGCAGGTAAGAGAAGTGCAGTGTGGAAGGGTCCAGCGAGAGCACGCGGCCGGAGTTGCAGATATGCCAGTAGAGCTTCCCGGCGGCGTGCACGCAGCGCGACTCGAACCACCAGGGGTCGAAGCTGACCTCCACCTCCGTGGTCCGCGGGAGCGCGCGCCAGCGGCACTGGCCGTCGTCGACGGACGCGACCCAGGCGCGGGGGTGCCCGCCGTCGATGGAGATGCAGACGACCTCGAAGCAGAGCTTGCTCTGGTGCGCGCGGGAGAGAAGCCCGGAGCCGACGTAGTGCCTGCAGCTGCGCCAGCGGTGGTCGTCGGGCACCGTGTCGCGCGGTGGCGGCGGGAGGAGCACGCGGCGGCGGGTGGCCGGGTCGATGACGAGGAGGCGTGGGAGGATCCCCTTGGGAAGCGACGCGAGCGGTTCGAGAAGCAGGAGGCCTTGGTGGCAGTCGTGGAGCACGAAGCGGGAGGCCTCCGGAGCGAAGTCGAGGGAGAGGTTCGGTGCGGAGGCGTCGAGGGGAGCGAAGACCGCGGGGGCGTCGATGACGGTGTCCTTGGATGCCGTGTGCAGGAGCGGCGGCAAACCGGTGGCTGTGGTGTGGAAGAAGTGGCCGAGGAGAGGGGCGGTGCGGGGGAGGCAGCGTGCGGCGAGGCGGCGCCAGCGGTG
This window contains:
- the LOC119346123 gene encoding uncharacterized protein LOC119346123 → MAMAGPSTTLPPPSPEKAVDVLPVDSLLNILRRLSLADLLRAALACHRWRRLAARCLPRTAPLLGHFFHTTATGLPPLLHTASKDTVIDAPAVFAPLDASAPNLSLDFAPEASRFVLHDCHQGLLLLEPLASLPKGILPRLLVIDPATRRRVLLPPPPRDTVPDDHRWRSCRHYVGSGLLSRAHQSKLCFEVVCISIDGGHPRAWVASVDDGQCRWRALPRTTEVEVSFDPWWFESRCVHAAGKLYWHICNSGRVLSLDPSTLHFSYLLAPKEMPSFGKFRVGETPDDGRLCIATVEDQLLRVWVRGETRWSDDGWYLEREMNLTKVYDSVPGLPKDKCLRIFSVWLSDMDAGRTGKLFIRTMGYGRYSLHLDTAKIERLHTKHGKEYGHPMCAYFHAWPPAFLAPEN